A window of Oncorhynchus keta strain PuntledgeMale-10-30-2019 chromosome 27, Oket_V2, whole genome shotgun sequence contains these coding sequences:
- the LOC118359430 gene encoding protein tyrosine phosphatase domain-containing protein 1-like, whose translation MSAWVFRPVVLDPHTSSGVPYRYMESVRTPRANYTLVGEVIRHVIPGATQCSIGCGGLNCKYEDPDRWSEDKQAIKGLYSSWVTENLLAMARPSTALIEKYNIIDQFKRCGLKTVINLQRPGEHASCGPNTLEPESGFSYRPEVFMENDIYFYNFGWNDYGVASLTSILDMVKVMSFAMQEGKMSVHCHAGLGRTGVLLACYLVFATRMTADQAIVFVRSKRPNSIQTRGQLYCVREFAQFLVPIRSIFSCAEPSTNPVTLSQFLTRQRHMLHGYERRELRHLPKIIHVICKLLLDIAEHRQVIEEDMLDIHDMTAEEEVEFERYYDFGFTKGSFGGGSMGDRPRLPGPPTKHRHANEPALFYHRKSLSYSESDVQRLGSELHLLTQPLSSFLPASNLPVACSPSLNSLHRTLATVSPVTTTYSSQNGFFPHGSLWEQKSLAEGSPLLKKRQKACQSSESECHPKQKTFGSMLFRWREKLANNGNVSQVFQIEESEVPFITIQTELSKEARRVLVAQALAVDLELDGEDEHLERLHAWQSGLNMGGAWERLCTLEKDPFVLSGLMWTWLEQLKEPVLSVRDVQKLDLNDSDPANPEAVFKPLDQAPREMLMCILDCMAHVLTIPEEVEAAFLERTIKAFTKMGKCSAVYPAMTEILRLVLHDMRFIAIEEDEVPFMPPGPIMLTP comes from the exons ATGTCTGCCTGGGTATTCCGTCCTGTAGTACTCGACCCTCATACAAGCAGTGGAGTCCCCTACCGCTACATGGAGTCAG TCAGGACCCCCCGGGCGAATTACACGTTGGTCGGGGAGGTGATACGTCATGTCATACCTGGAGCCACACAGTGCTCCATAGGGTGTGGAGGTCTGAACTGCAAGTATGAGGACCCTGACCGCTGGAGCGAGGACAAGCAAGCCATCAAAGGCCTCTATTCCTCCTG GGTCACAGAGAACCTACTTGCCATGGCCAGGCCCTCTACTGCATTAATAGAAAAGTACAACATCATTGACCAATTTAAAAG atgtggcctAAAGACGGTGATAAACCTGCAGAGACCAGGGGAACACGCCAGCTGTGGTCCCAACACACTGGAACCAGAGAGTGGATTCTCCTACCGACCTGAGGTGTTCATGGAGAATGACA TATATTTCTATAACTTTGGATGGAATGACTATGGGGTGGCCTCCCTCACATCCATCCTGGACATGGTGAAAGTCATGTCCTTTGCGATGCAGGAGGGGAAGATGTCTGTCCACTGTCATGCTGGTCTGGGAAGAACAG GTGTGTTGTTAGCGTGTTACCTGGTCTTCGCCACGAGGATGACCGCTGACCAGGCCATCGTGTTTGTACGTTCTAAACGTCCCAACTCCATCCAGACCAGAGGTCAGCTGTATTGCGTGCGGGAGTTTGCCCAGTTCCTGGTCCCCATCAGGAGTATTTTCTCCTGCGCTGAGCCCAgtactaacccagtcaccctgtcccAGTTCCTGACCCGCCAGAGACACATGCTGCACGGCTATGAGCGACGGGAGCTCAGGCACCTGCCCAAGATCATCCATGTGATCTGCAAGCTGCTGCTGGACATCGCTGAGCACCGTCAGGTAATCGAGGAGGACATGCTGGACATCCATGACATGACCGCCGAGGAGGAGGTGGAGTTTGAGCGCTACTACGACTTTGGCTTCACCAAGGGTAGCTTCGGCGGAGGCAGCATGGGGGACCGGCCCCGATTACCGGGACCCCCAACCAAACACCGACACGCCAACGAACCGGCCCTCTTCTACCACCGCAAGAGTCTGAGCTACAGCGAGTCGGACGTACAGAGGCTAGGCTCTGAACTCCACCTGCTGACCCAACCTCTCTCCAGCTTTCTACCCGCTAGCAACTTGCCTGTggcctgttctccctccctgAACTCCCTGCATAGAACCCTGGCCACGGTCAGCCCCGTCACCACCACGTACAGCTCCCAAAATGGATTCTTTCCCCATGGGTCCCTCTGGGAGCAGAAGAGCCTGGCGGAGGGATCCCCACTCCTAAAGAAGAGGCAGAAAGCCTGCCAGAGCAGCGAGTCTGAGTGCCACCCTAAGCAGAAAACGTTTGGCAGCATGTTGTTTAGGTGGAGGGAGAAGTTAGCGAACAATGGGAATGTGTCCCAGGTGTTTCAGATAGAGGAGTCAGAGGTGCCCttcatcaccatccagacagagctGTCCAAGGAGGCCAGGCGGGTGCTGGTGGCCCAGGCCCTGGCGGTGGATCTGGAGCTGGATGGAGAGGACGAACACTTGGAGAGACTCCACGCCTGGCAG TCTGGGTTAAACATGGGAGGGGCGTGGGAGAGGCTGTGTACATTGGAGAAGGACCCATTTGTGCTCTCTGGGCTGATGTGGACCTGGCTGGAGCAGCTGAAGGAGCCAGTCCTCTCCGTCAGAGATGTACAGAAACTGGACCTTAACGACAGTGACCCTGCAAACCCTGAGGCTGTCTTCAAACCACTGGACCAG GCTCCCAGGGAGATGTTGATGTGCATTCTGGACTGTATGGCTCATGTTCTCACAATACCAGAAGAGGTGGAGGCTGCTTTCCTGGAGCGCACCATCAAGGCTTTCACCAAG ATGGGAAAATGCTCAGCGGTGTATCCGGCCATGACAGAGATCCTCAGACTGGTCCTACATGACATGAGGTTTATAGCCATAGAGGAGGATGAGGTACCATTTATGCCTCCCGGCCCTATTATGCTGACTCCATAG
- the LOC118359620 gene encoding androgen-dependent TFPI-regulating protein-like: protein MLHIYTSGEISGSLFYLCGSSKAVKMATTMSWGSYLLIHVVIFSWYVFTLSANCSLKVTQGHPGAKTYGGRWKYLTFLNLVLQTVFFGLVVLIDIIHLILPSKNLRCGVPLLLVKLRDTIFTIWAFPIGTFVFLSFWSIYHYNRELVFPKFLDDIIPIWLNHAMHTVTLPLALLQMYIQPHRYGSKMRGLLGLSVIAVLYLGWILWVHHVAGIWVYPIMERLSPMGLVIFLGVSSITVAPLYLLGEKLNHKIWKTTAVSAGPQRKKKK from the exons atgcttcacatttatacatccggtgaaatatctggctcattgttctatctgtgcgGAAGCTCAAAAGCTGTCAAAATGGCTACGACCATGTCATGGGGATCATATCTCCTCATTCATGTAGTAATATTTTCATGGTATGTCTTTACCTTATCGGCGAATTGCTCATTGAAAGTCACACAGGGCCACCCAGGAGCTAAAACATATGGAGGCCGCTGGAAATATCTGACTTTCCTCAATCTG GTTTTGCAGACAGTGTTCTTCGGACTCGTTGTTTTGATTGACATTATCCACCTGATATTGCCATCCAAAAATTTGAGGTGTGGTGTACCTCTCCTCCTAGTGAAATTAAGAGACACCATTTTCACTATTTGGGCTTTTCCTATTGGGACA TTTGTGTTCTTGTCCTTCTGGTCGATATATCACTACAACAGAGAGCTGGTGTTTCCAAAGTTTCTAGATGACATTATTCCTATCTGGTTGAACCATGCTATG CATACGGTCACCCTGCCATTGGCGCTGTTGCAGATGTATATTCAGCCTCATAGATATGGCAGCAAGATGAGAGGCCTTCTAGGTCTGTCTGTCATAGCTGTTCTTTATCTGGGATG gATTCTGTGGGTGCACCATGTGGCTGGTATCTGGGTCTACCCCATCATGGAGCGTCTGAGTCCTATGGGCCTGGTGATATTCCTGGGGGTGTCGTCCATCACCGTGGCTCCCCTCTACCTACTGGGGGAGAAACTCAACCACAAGATCTGGAAGACCACTGCAGTATCTGCAG ggcctcagagaaagaagaagaaataA